CATTTTGTTCCCGACATATATGTCGGATCTCATATCCCATGAATTtcccgagctgttctttggttttgtcTAGGTATTTTTTGATTGTGGGATCCTTTTCCTGGTAGCTTCCTTCTATTTGCGAcatgactacttgtgaatcgctgaagatggtaagcttttgagctccgacTTCCCTAGCTAGCTTCAAACTAGCTAATAGGGCCTCGTACTCAGCCTGATTATTTAAGGCGAAGAACCCTAACCTTAAGGAGAGTTCGAGTTGGGTCCCTTGGTTACTTTCCAGGATAACGCCAGCTCCACTCCCAGCTTTGTTTGATGAGCCGTCAACATAGAGGTTCCAGTCAATGGGGGTTCCTGGGGTGTCGCTGTACTCTGCGACAAAGTCAGCCAGGTACTTGAACTTGATGGACGTCCGAGCTTCGTACttgaggtcgaattcggacaactcaactgcccattgtagaattcttccagcCAAGTCgattttctgtaggatgcctttcaTGGGTTGGTTGGTCTATATTCTGATGGTGTGGGCATGAAAGTATGGTCGAAGCCGTCGGGAAGtaagtatgagggcgtaggcggCAGCGCACAGTAGAGCCATGAACACCAAACACCTCGAAACTTCAGAAAAAGAAAGCTTGGGGCAAAAACGAAAGTGCAAGAAGAGGAGACTTTTCACAGAAAGACAGAGTGAAAtagatgaaaacaaaagaaactgaAGAAAGGAAAACCCCTCTGATTTCAAACAAAAAGCAAAGAGGGAAACGAAATGGTAAAGGGGATAAAAGCCCAATCAATTGGCTTTAAAAGagctcgcacgttcccaaggaaGTTAATGCACTTGGAAATACGCTGCATTTAAAAGAAAATGCTTCGCATTTCGAAAGCATCAAAGAACGCAAAAATCGCACGAGAAGGAGCAAACCAGGAACGACCAAGAAAGATTCTTGAACACGACTTTTCCAAAGAGATCGAGGCTCAGAAAGCacgatctcatggaaaggtcgaaGCTCAGGCAAAAATACTTTAATTCAATTATGTTGTGTAACATACTAAACCAATCACAATAACTCCTGCCTGAATCCCCACAAACCGAAACTCCGGTGTTATTTGTTTTCTTCTTAATCGACCATGGTAAGGTATGAAATTGATATCTATTAACAATGTACATCGGGTAGCTAGTTGGCTTATTTATTGGGCCCCAACTAAGTGCATCTAGTTT
The sequence above is drawn from the Arachis hypogaea cultivar Tifrunner chromosome 4, arahy.Tifrunner.gnm2.J5K5, whole genome shotgun sequence genome and encodes:
- the LOC140184086 gene encoding uncharacterized protein; this translates as MKGILQKIDLAGRILQWAVELSEFDLKYEARTSIKFKYLADFVAEYSDTPGTPIDWNLYVDGSSNKAGSGAGVILESNQGTQLELSLRLGFFALNNQAEYEALLASLKLAREVGAQKLTIFSDSQVVMSQIEGSYQEKDPTIKKYLDKTKEQLGKFMGYEIRHICREQNV